Proteins co-encoded in one Pseudoliparis swirei isolate HS2019 ecotype Mariana Trench chromosome 7, NWPU_hadal_v1, whole genome shotgun sequence genomic window:
- the fxn gene encoding frataxin, mitochondrial, whose protein sequence is MFSFTKTHCIYSHVACHLANTRLSVLTPQSTRNLFHQLRSLSHLTGVHCQPPNKRLESRVDGVMWRKNIHLTDVQISELSEGAYDKLAEKTLDALTEYFEDLMEEAFTGADYDVVYSSGVLTVKVGRDHGTYVINKQTPNRQIWLSSPTSGPKRYNWTGERWVYAHDGVSLHQMLSKEFSVIFNTNMDLSGLPYS, encoded by the exons ATGTTTTCTTTTACTAAAACGCATTGCATTTATTCGCACGTGGCATGTCACCTCGCGAACACGCGGCTCAGCGTGCTGACGCCGCAAAGCACCAGGAACCTGTTTCACCAG CTCCGTAGCCTGTCTCACCTGACGGGGGTCCATTGTCAACCTCCAAACAAA AGATTGGAGAGCAGAGTGGATGGAGTCATGTGGAGGAAGAACATCCACCTGACAGATGTGCAGATAAG TGAGCTGTCTGAAGGCGCGTATGACAAGCTTGCAGAGAAGACACTGGACGCCCTGACCGAATACTTTgaggacctgatggaggaagcTTTCACTGGAGCAGACTACGACGTTGTGTACTCC AGTGGAGTGCTGACGGTGAAGGTGGGCAGAGACCACGGCACCTACGTCATCAACAAGCAGACACCCAACAGACAGATCTGGCTTTCTTCTCCTACCag TGGACCGAAGCGCTACAACTGGACGGGGGAGCGCTGGGTGTACGCCCACGACGGCGTCAGCCTCCACCAGATGCTCTCCAAAGAGTTCTCCGTCATCTTTAATACAAACATGGACCTCTCTGGCCTGCCTTACTCCTGA
- the LOC130196519 gene encoding 3-hydroxy-3-methylglutaryl-coenzyme A reductase-like, translating to MLTGLFRMHGLLVASHPWEVIVGTVTLTICMMSMNMFTGNDQICGWNFDCPKTEEQILSSDIIILTITRCIAIVYIYIQFQNLRQLGSKYILGIAGLFTIFSSFVFSTVVIHFLDKELTGLNEALPFFLLLIDLSKACALAKFALSSSSQDEVRDNIARGMSVLGPTFTLDALVECLVIGVGTMSGVRQLEIMCCFGCMSVLANYFVFMTFFPACVSLVLELSRDSQEGHPIWQLSHFSRVMEEEDNKPNPVTQRVKMIMSLGLVMVHAHSRWITEPFSINTTVGVPEVGMELDYLSPRRIEPERTLWHFYLTRMLTMDIEQVICLALALLLAIKYIFFEQSEMESTLSLKNPITMSAPALTPRRPTETCCRKEPCPPQTLAPTPAKSAAVPATSIEAERDEVIRPLSTPAADPRPKSFFLEGDEEEELKSETDQPSLPPKPRDLVACVAVLNNPELGARFLSDAEVMQLVNSKHIPAYNLEAIMEKPERGVAIRRQMISTKLPFPTALSTLPYTDYDYSKVMGTCCENVIGYIPVPVGVAGPLHLDGKQFQVPLATTEGCLVASTNRGCRAIALGGGANCRILADSMTRGPVVRLPSACQAAEVKGWLESTDGFQAVKEAFDNTSRFARLQKLLVGLAGRHLYIRFHSKTGDAMGMNMISKGTEQALSRLQQEFPEVQVVAVSGNFCTDKKPAAINWIEGRGKSAVCEATIPAKVVREVLKTSTAALVEVNISKNLVGSAMAGSIGGFNAHAANLVAAIYIACGQDPAQSVGSSNCITLMEASGPTGEDLYITCTMPSIELGTVGGGTSLAPQQACLQMLGVQGACQECPGDNARQLARVVCATVLAGELSLMSALAAGHLVKSHMIHNRSKVNLQEAPGTCTKKAS from the exons ATGCTGACCGGTCTGTTCCGCATGCACGGCCTCCTGGTGGCCTCCCACCCCTGGGAGGTCATCGTTGGCACGGTCACCCTCACCATCTGTATGATGTCCATGAACATGTTCACCGGCAACGACCAGATCTGCGGCTGGAACTTCGACTGCCCAAAGACCGAGGAG CAAATTCTgagcagtgacatcatcatcctGACCATCACACGCTGCATCGCCATCGTCTACATCTACATCCAGTTCCAGAACTTGAGACAGCTCGGGTCTAAATACATTTTAG GCATCGCTGGCCTTTTCACCATATTCTCCAGCTTTGTATTCAGCACAGTGGTCATTCACTTCCTTGATAAAGAACTCACGGGCCTCAA CGAGGCATTGCCGTTCTTCCTGCTTCTCATCGACCTCTCCAAAGCGTGCGCCCTCGCCAAGTTCGCCTTGAGCTCCAGCTCTCAG GATGAAGTGAGGGACAATATTGCCCGTGGCATGTCGGTCTTGGGACCTACTTTCACACTGGATGCCCTGGTGGAGTGCTTAGTGATCGGAGTGGGAACCATGTCAG gtGTGCGGCAGTTGGAAATCATGTGCTGCTTCGGCTGCATGTCTGTCTTGGCCAACTACTTTGTGTTCATGACTTTCTTCCCGGCGTGTGTCTCACTGGTGCTGGAG TTGTCCCGCGATAGTCAGGAGGGCCATCCCATCTGGCAGCTCAGCcacttctccagagtcatggaggaggaggacaacaaaCCCAACCCCGTGACCCAGAGAGTCAAGATGATCATG TCTCTGGGCCTGGTGATGGTTCACGCCCACAGCCGCTGGATCACCGAGCCTTTTTCCATAAACACCACGGTGGGAGTCCCAGAGGTCGGCATGGAGCTCGACTACCTCTCGCCGCGTAGGATCGAGCCGGAGAGAACGTTGTGGCACTTCTACCTCACCAG GATGCTTACCATGGACATAGAGCAGGTGATCTGTCTGGCCTTGGCCCTGCTGCTGGCTATCAAGTACATCTTCTTTGAGCAGTCCGAGATGGAGTCCACGCTGTCGCTGAAGAACCCCATCACCATGTCCGCCCCGGCCCTGACCCCCCGGCGGCCCACCGAGACCTGCTGCAGGAAAGAGCCGTGCCCTCCCCAAACCCTCGCTCCCACACCCGCCAAGAGCGCGGCTGTCCCGGCGACTTCCATCGAGGCAGAGAGAG ATGAAGTCATCCGGCCATTGTCCACCCCGGCCGCCGATCCACGGCCGAAGAGCTTTTTCCTGGAaggggacgaagaggaggagctcaagTCTGAGACAGATCAGCCGAGCCTCCCCCCAAAGCCCAGAGACCTGGTCGCGTGTGTGGCCGTCCTCAACAACCCTGAG CTAGGGGCTCGTTTCCTGAGCGATGCCGAGGTGATGCAGCTCGTCAACTCCAAACACATCCCCGCATACAATCTGGAGGCCATCATGGAGAAACCAGAGAGAGGCGTGGCCATACGCAGACAGATGATATCTACAAAACTTCCCTTCCCTACTGCGCTGTCCACCCTGCCATACACCGACTACGACTACTCCAAG GTTATGGGCACCTGCTGTGAGAATGTGATTGGCTACATTCCTGTGCCAGTAGGCGTGGCCGGGCCGCTGCATCTGGATGGGAAGCAGTTCCAGGTTCCCTTGGCAACGACAGAGGGCTGCTTGGTTGCTAGCACCAACCGCGGATGTCGAGCAATCGCT CTGGGAGGCGGAGCCAACTGTCGCATTCTGGCCGACAGCATGACCCGAGGACCCGTAGTGAGACTGCCCTCTGCCTGCCAGGCTGCCGAGGTCAAGGGCTGGCTGGAGAGCACAGATGGTTTTCAGGCCGTTAAAGAGGCTTTTGACAACACCAGCAG GTTTGCGCGGCTCCAGAAGCTACTGGTTGGTCTGGCTGGGAGACACCTCTACATCCGCTTCCATTCCAAGACTGGAGATGCCATGGGGATGAATATGATCTCCAAG GGTACGGAGCAGGCTCTGAGCCGACTGCAGCAGGAATTCCCAGAGGTGCAGGTGGTGGCGGTCAGCGGGAACTTCTGCACCGACAAGAAACCGGCTGCCATCAACTGGATCGAAGGCCGGGGCAAGTCTGCCGTCTGTGAGGCCACCATCCCCGCTAAAGTGGTCAGAGAG GTTTTAAAAACGTCGACAGCAGCTCTGGTGGAGGTGAACATCAGTAAGAACCTAGTGGGCTCGGCAATGGCGGGCAGCATCGGTGGATTCAACGCACACGCAGCCAATCTGGTGGCCGCCATCTACATAGCCTGCGGACAG gaTCCGGCCCAGTCAGTGGGCAGCAGTAACTGCATCACCCTGATGGAGGCGTCCGGGCCAACAGGGGAAGACCTTTACATCACCTGCACCATGCCCTCCATAGAGCTGGGCACCGTAGGAGGAGGCACCAGCCTGGCTCCCCAGCAAGCCTGCCTgcag atgctGGGCGTGCAGGGAGCCTGTCAGGAATGTCCCGGGGACAATGCCCGGCAGCTGGCCAGAGTCGTCTGTGCCACTGTGCTGGCTGGAGAGCTCTCCCTGATGTCTGCGCTGGCTGCCGGCCACCTGGTCAAGAGTCACATGATACACAACAG ATCCAAGGTGAACCTCCAGGAGGCTCCAGGAACGTGCACCAAGAAGGCCTCCTGA